One window of Rhizobium leguminosarum genomic DNA carries:
- a CDS encoding GMC oxidoreductase produces the protein MSSSPDIVIIGSGVGGSTVAAGLAATGAQILILEAGDHIADLPVNRDQRAIFQRGHFRPRETWYEANGRGFNPGNYYNVGGNSKFYGAVLSRYRSQDFGVIEHREGVSPAWPFAYEELEPWYAKAERMYQVRGNLGEDPTEPYHSTAYGYPPVPDEAPIVDIRARLKEKGLHPFSLPLGLDLDAWLSKARTPWDAHPNARDGKMDAETAALAVALKHQNVQLETNARVTRLDMGAGSRIDRVTYVRNGEALTVSPEMVILSAGAVQSSVLLLRSKNDRFPRGLANSSDQVGRNFMNHNASAVIGVSPRFRNTAVYQKTFAFNDFYLSDGEGGPPLGNVQLLGRISEKVLKGSLPKVPEWVLRFITSHAIDFYAMSEDVPNPESRVMVDGDRIILQWQRSNWDAHLALVARLKAILKSIGFPIVLSRPFDKRTPSHQCGTVRIGNDPATAPLDPYCRSYDHENLFVVDAGFLPTSAAVNPALTVASQALRVADHIASKDLQAKADPLARAGLK, from the coding sequence ATGAGCAGTTCACCAGACATCGTCATCATCGGTTCAGGCGTCGGCGGCTCCACCGTCGCCGCCGGCCTGGCCGCGACCGGTGCGCAGATATTGATCCTCGAAGCCGGCGATCACATCGCCGATCTTCCGGTCAATCGCGACCAGCGCGCCATCTTCCAGCGGGGACATTTTCGGCCGCGGGAAACCTGGTACGAGGCAAACGGCAGGGGATTCAATCCCGGCAACTACTACAATGTCGGCGGCAATTCGAAGTTCTATGGCGCGGTGCTGTCGCGATATCGCAGCCAGGATTTCGGCGTGATCGAGCATCGGGAAGGCGTGTCGCCTGCCTGGCCGTTTGCCTATGAGGAACTGGAGCCGTGGTACGCTAAGGCGGAACGGATGTACCAGGTTCGCGGCAACCTCGGCGAAGACCCTACCGAGCCTTATCACTCGACTGCCTACGGCTACCCGCCCGTGCCGGACGAGGCGCCGATCGTCGATATCAGGGCGCGCCTCAAGGAAAAAGGCCTGCACCCGTTTTCCCTGCCGCTCGGCCTGGACCTCGACGCCTGGCTCTCCAAGGCACGCACGCCCTGGGACGCGCATCCGAATGCACGGGACGGCAAGATGGATGCCGAGACGGCAGCGCTTGCGGTAGCGCTGAAGCATCAGAATGTGCAGCTCGAAACCAATGCGCGCGTGACGAGGCTCGACATGGGGGCAGGGAGCCGGATCGACCGGGTCACCTATGTCAGGAACGGCGAGGCGCTGACGGTTTCGCCTGAGATGGTGATCCTTTCGGCCGGCGCGGTCCAGTCGTCGGTGCTTCTGCTGCGCTCGAAAAACGACCGCTTCCCAAGAGGCCTGGCGAACTCCTCCGACCAGGTCGGCCGCAACTTCATGAACCACAATGCCTCCGCCGTCATCGGCGTCTCGCCACGATTCAGGAACACCGCCGTCTACCAGAAGACCTTCGCCTTCAACGACTTCTATCTGTCGGACGGGGAGGGTGGACCGCCCCTCGGAAACGTGCAGCTCCTCGGTCGCATCTCCGAAAAGGTTCTGAAGGGTTCGCTACCGAAGGTGCCGGAATGGGTCCTGCGTTTCATCACCAGCCATGCCATCGATTTCTATGCGATGAGCGAGGACGTTCCCAATCCCGAAAGCCGCGTCATGGTCGATGGAGATCGGATCATTCTCCAATGGCAGCGAAGCAACTGGGATGCGCATCTGGCACTTGTCGCCAGGCTGAAGGCAATCCTGAAGTCGATCGGATTTCCGATCGTGCTGTCGAGGCCCTTCGACAAGCGCACGCCCTCCCATCAGTGCGGAACGGTGCGCATCGGAAACGACCCGGCGACGGCGCCACTGGACCCGTATTGCCGTTCCTATGATCACGAAAACCTCTTCGTCGTCGACGCCGGTTTCCTGCCGACGTCGGCGGCGGTCAATCCCGCGCTCACCGTCGCCAGCCAGGCGCTCAGAGTTGCCGATCACATCGCGTCGAAGGACCTGCAGGCAAAAGCAGATCCATTGGCACGTGCCGGCCTCAAATAG
- a CDS encoding ABC transporter substrate-binding protein: MNRFLTTTAMIALALAGAHVSARAADVKEVQMLHWWTSGGEAAALNVLKQDLSKEGFAWKDVPVAGGGGDAAMTALKAMVAAGTYPTASQMLGYTVLDYAQAGVMGDLTETAKKEGWDKSVPAALQKFSVYDGKWVAAPVNVHSVNWLWINKAVMDKIGGTQPKSFDELIALLDKAKAAGVIPLALGGQNWQEATMFDSIVLSTGGPEFYKKAFNDLDEESLKSDTMKKSFDNLATIIKYVDPNFSGRDWNLATAMVIKGDALVQVMGDWAKGEFVAAKKKPDTDFLCYRFPGTEGSVVYNSDMFGMFNVPDDRKAAQVALATATLSKSFQSAFNVVKGSVPARTDVPDTDFDACGKKGIADLKAANEGGTLFGSLAQGYGAPPAIANAYKDVVSKFVHGQIKTSDEAVKQLVQAIDDAR, from the coding sequence ATGAATAGGTTTTTGACCACGACTGCAATGATCGCATTGGCTCTGGCCGGCGCTCATGTGTCCGCTCGCGCAGCCGACGTAAAAGAAGTTCAGATGCTGCACTGGTGGACGTCCGGCGGCGAGGCAGCAGCACTGAACGTTCTGAAGCAGGATCTGTCGAAGGAAGGTTTTGCCTGGAAGGACGTGCCGGTGGCCGGCGGCGGCGGTGATGCGGCGATGACGGCGCTGAAGGCGATGGTTGCCGCCGGCACCTATCCGACAGCCTCGCAGATGCTCGGTTACACCGTGCTCGATTATGCCCAGGCCGGCGTCATGGGCGACCTGACCGAGACGGCGAAGAAGGAAGGCTGGGACAAGTCGGTGCCGGCAGCCCTGCAGAAGTTCTCGGTCTATGACGGCAAGTGGGTCGCAGCCCCGGTCAACGTGCACTCGGTCAACTGGTTGTGGATCAACAAGGCGGTGATGGACAAGATCGGCGGCACTCAGCCGAAGAGCTTCGACGAGTTGATCGCACTGCTCGACAAGGCCAAGGCTGCGGGTGTGATCCCGTTGGCGCTCGGCGGCCAGAACTGGCAGGAAGCGACGATGTTCGATTCCATCGTGCTGTCGACCGGCGGTCCGGAATTCTACAAGAAGGCCTTCAACGACCTCGACGAGGAATCGCTGAAGTCGGACACGATGAAGAAGTCCTTCGACAATCTGGCGACGATCATCAAATATGTCGATCCGAACTTCTCCGGCCGCGACTGGAACCTGGCGACCGCCATGGTCATCAAGGGTGATGCGCTGGTGCAGGTGATGGGCGATTGGGCCAAGGGCGAATTCGTCGCCGCCAAGAAGAAGCCGGATACCGACTTCCTCTGCTACCGCTTCCCCGGCACCGAAGGCAGCGTGGTCTACAACTCCGACATGTTCGGCATGTTCAACGTTCCCGACGACCGCAAGGCCGCCCAGGTGGCGCTGGCAACGGCAACGCTGTCGAAGAGCTTCCAGTCGGCCTTCAACGTCGTCAAGGGTTCGGTGCCGGCCCGCACCGACGTTCCCGACACCGACTTCGATGCCTGCGGCAAGAAAGGCATCGCCGACCTGAAGGCTGCCAATGAGGGCGGCACGCTGTTCGGCTCACTGGCCCAGGGTTATGGCGCACCGCCGGCCATCGCCAATGCCTACAAGGATGTCGTCTCGAAGTTCGTCCACGGCCAGATCAAGACCTCCGACGAAGCCGTCAAGCAGCTCGTCCAGGCAATCGACGACGCCCGCTGA
- a CDS encoding ABC transporter ATP-binding protein → MAFLEISGLRKRFGAVDILKGIDLELEKGGFLVLVGPSGCGKSTLLNTIAGLETITSGDIRIDGRAINGLHPSKRDIAMVFQSYALYPNMTVAGNIAFGMEIRGVPKEERAKAIKQVSDMLQIGHLLDRKPSQLSGGQRQRVAMGRALVRNPQVFLFDEPLSNLDAKLRVDMRTEIKRLHQRMGTTFVYVTHDQIEAMTLATKIAVLKDGVLQQFGTPAEIYNSPANLFVADFMGSPAMNLLNATVENGAAGLAVALERPNAAPLRLPVVSGNHGLSSYAGKQVIFGIRPEALTDPDGADRKARSLTEDDCLIEVVEPAGSDTFAVTKLGGKSVVARLRADAGIAPGQTTRLAFNLDKAVFFDPDSQVRIG, encoded by the coding sequence ATGGCCTTCCTCGAAATCTCCGGTCTCAGAAAACGCTTCGGCGCCGTCGACATTCTCAAGGGGATCGACCTCGAACTCGAAAAGGGCGGCTTTCTCGTGCTGGTCGGCCCGTCCGGTTGCGGCAAGTCGACCCTGCTCAACACCATTGCCGGGCTGGAGACGATCACCTCTGGCGATATCCGCATCGACGGGCGGGCCATCAACGGTCTGCATCCGTCCAAGCGCGACATCGCCATGGTGTTCCAGTCCTATGCGCTCTATCCGAACATGACGGTGGCTGGAAATATCGCCTTCGGCATGGAGATCCGCGGTGTTCCGAAGGAAGAACGCGCCAAGGCGATCAAACAGGTCTCCGACATGCTGCAGATCGGCCATCTGCTCGACCGCAAGCCGAGCCAGCTGTCCGGCGGCCAGCGCCAGCGCGTTGCCATGGGCCGGGCGCTGGTGCGCAATCCGCAGGTCTTCCTGTTCGACGAGCCGCTCTCCAATCTCGATGCCAAGCTGCGTGTCGACATGCGCACCGAGATCAAGCGGCTGCACCAGCGCATGGGCACCACCTTCGTCTATGTCACCCATGACCAGATCGAGGCAATGACGCTGGCGACCAAGATCGCCGTGCTCAAGGACGGTGTGCTGCAGCAGTTCGGCACGCCGGCCGAGATCTATAACAGCCCCGCCAATCTGTTCGTCGCCGACTTCATGGGGTCGCCGGCGATGAACCTGCTGAACGCCACCGTCGAGAATGGAGCGGCCGGGCTTGCCGTCGCGCTGGAGCGGCCGAATGCCGCGCCGCTCCGACTGCCGGTGGTCTCAGGCAATCATGGCCTGTCTTCCTATGCCGGAAAACAAGTGATCTTCGGCATCCGCCCGGAAGCGCTGACCGATCCTGATGGTGCCGACCGCAAGGCGCGCTCGCTGACCGAGGACGATTGCCTGATCGAGGTCGTCGAACCGGCCGGCTCCGACACCTTCGCCGTCACCAAGCTCGGCGGCAAATCCGTCGTCGCCCGCCTGCGCGCCGATGCCGGCATCGCTCCGGGACAGACAACACGCCTTGCCTTCAATCTCGACAAGGCCGTGTTCTTCGATCCCGACAGCCAGGTGCGGATCGGGTGA
- a CDS encoding carbohydrate ABC transporter permease, giving the protein MSTVATTDPVLTPAQSTPISLRGRLQDALPKIVLAPSFVITLVFVYGFIVWTAYLSFTNSKTFPSYALTGARAYQRLWRWTFESDPPSSWYTSITNMAIFGFLYVGICLALGLFLAILLDQKIRGEGILRPIFLYPMALSFIVTGVAWKWFLDPGLGLEQTLHHFGWTSFHFDWIKNKDFVIYTVVIAGVWQASGFVMAMFLAGLRGIDGEIMKAAQIDGASAFQLYRRIVIPLLRPIFLSAFIVLAHMAIKSYDLVVALTSGGPGGSAWLPSNFMYEYTFKRNEMAVGSASAIIMLMTISAIIVPYLYSELKEKAR; this is encoded by the coding sequence ATGAGCACCGTTGCGACCACCGATCCGGTTCTGACGCCGGCGCAATCGACGCCGATCTCGCTGAGAGGCCGGCTGCAGGATGCGCTGCCGAAGATTGTGCTGGCGCCGAGCTTCGTCATCACCCTGGTCTTCGTCTACGGCTTCATCGTCTGGACGGCCTATCTGTCGTTCACCAATTCCAAGACCTTCCCCTCCTATGCGCTGACCGGGGCGCGTGCCTATCAGCGGCTGTGGCGCTGGACCTTCGAGAGCGATCCGCCGTCCTCCTGGTATACCTCGATCACCAACATGGCGATCTTCGGCTTCCTCTATGTCGGCATCTGCCTGGCGCTTGGTCTTTTCCTCGCCATCCTGCTCGACCAGAAGATCCGCGGCGAGGGCATATTGCGGCCGATCTTCCTCTATCCGATGGCGCTGTCCTTCATCGTCACCGGGGTTGCCTGGAAATGGTTCCTCGATCCCGGCCTCGGGCTGGAGCAGACGCTGCACCACTTCGGCTGGACGAGCTTCCACTTCGACTGGATCAAGAACAAGGACTTCGTCATCTACACCGTCGTCATCGCCGGCGTCTGGCAGGCGTCCGGCTTCGTCATGGCGATGTTCCTGGCCGGTCTTCGCGGCATCGACGGCGAGATCATGAAGGCGGCGCAGATCGACGGCGCTTCCGCCTTCCAGCTTTATCGCCGCATCGTCATCCCGCTGCTGCGGCCGATCTTTCTCTCGGCCTTCATCGTGCTCGCCCATATGGCGATCAAGTCCTACGACCTGGTGGTGGCGCTGACCTCCGGCGGCCCCGGCGGCTCGGCCTGGCTGCCGTCGAACTTCATGTATGAATACACCTTCAAGCGCAACGAGATGGCCGTCGGCTCGGCCAGCGCCATCATCATGCTGATGACGATCTCGGCGATCATCGTTCCCTATCTCTATTCCGAACTGAAGGAGAAGGCGCGATGA
- a CDS encoding LacI family DNA-binding transcriptional regulator, producing MTKARVTVIDIAKAAGVSKSTVSLVLQGSSLVNEGTRAKVNAVMRELGYVYNRGAANLRQAGAKSRIVGVVVNDLTNSFFAELAVGVDMVVQSAGFVQFLSNTGESIDRQREVVASMREHGISGLIVSPARATDAADFKPLVAAGIPVVVVVRNLPGAKVSSIVSDNQAGMMSAVKHLAGLGHKRIAFLGGFPDTAVFDDRLAGYRSGVEAAGLDYHEDLVVSSAPSRAGGVEAIGKAIALGRRPTAAVCFNDAVAFGVCDGLRARRLEPGADFAVVGFDDVIEAQAAVPALTTVSVDPQGIGRRGAQMLLKQINAGKAEAETVVTAVRLVVRESCGAGKTAPARPARA from the coding sequence ATGACAAAGGCGCGGGTAACCGTCATTGACATCGCAAAGGCCGCCGGCGTCTCCAAGTCGACGGTGTCGCTGGTGCTGCAGGGCTCCTCCCTGGTCAATGAGGGCACGCGTGCCAAGGTCAATGCGGTGATGCGCGAGCTCGGCTACGTCTATAACCGCGGCGCAGCCAATCTTCGGCAGGCCGGGGCCAAGTCAAGGATCGTCGGGGTTGTCGTCAACGACCTGACGAACAGCTTCTTTGCGGAACTGGCGGTCGGCGTCGATATGGTCGTTCAGTCAGCTGGCTTCGTGCAGTTCCTGTCGAACACCGGTGAAAGCATCGACCGGCAGCGTGAGGTCGTCGCGTCGATGCGTGAGCATGGCATTTCGGGGCTGATCGTCTCGCCGGCGCGCGCCACCGATGCGGCAGATTTCAAGCCGCTCGTGGCGGCCGGCATACCGGTGGTGGTCGTCGTTCGAAACCTGCCTGGCGCCAAGGTCTCGTCGATCGTCTCCGACAACCAGGCCGGCATGATGTCTGCGGTCAAGCACCTGGCGGGCCTCGGTCACAAGCGCATCGCTTTTCTCGGCGGCTTTCCCGACACCGCCGTCTTCGACGACCGCCTTGCCGGTTACCGAAGCGGCGTAGAGGCAGCCGGGCTCGATTATCACGAGGATCTGGTCGTCTCATCCGCGCCGTCGCGGGCGGGCGGGGTAGAGGCGATCGGAAAGGCGATTGCGCTTGGCCGTCGGCCGACCGCAGCCGTTTGCTTCAACGATGCCGTGGCCTTCGGTGTTTGCGACGGATTGCGCGCGCGCCGTCTGGAGCCTGGCGCCGACTTCGCCGTGGTGGGTTTCGACGATGTCATCGAGGCTCAGGCAGCGGTTCCGGCGTTGACGACGGTCTCGGTCGATCCGCAAGGCATCGGGCGCCGCGGCGCACAGATGCTTCTGAAGCAGATCAATGCCGGCAAGGCCGAGGCGGAGACGGTGGTAACAGCCGTTCGACTGGTTGTCCGCGAGAGCTGCGGCGCTGGCAAGACCGCGCCGGCAAGACCGGCAAGAGCGTAA
- a CDS encoding carbohydrate ABC transporter permease: MSSVTSSTITSTATLSQGGDSRNNNTRWIGRLVIYGLLVIFAVLYLMPLFVMLTTSFKTMDEIQNGNMLALPQAPTFDPWIKAWGETCVGLTCAGIKGYFWNSIKMVVPAVAISTIMGALNGYILTKWRFPGHTLVFGLMLFACFIPFQSVLLPMATILGSLGRFGVTLQNATGWNFGFGNSTVNLVFVHVVYGLGFTTLFFRNFYEAFPTELVRAAQVDGASFFQIFRRIMLPNSLPIIVVTVIYQFTNIWNDFLFASAYAGTGDSMPMTVALNNVVNTSTGVVEYNVNMAAAMIAAVPTLIVYILAGRYFVRGLMAGAVKG, from the coding sequence ATGAGCAGCGTGACCTCTTCGACGATAACCTCGACCGCGACGCTTTCGCAGGGCGGCGACAGCAGGAATAACAACACCCGCTGGATCGGCCGGCTGGTCATCTACGGCCTGCTGGTCATCTTCGCCGTCCTCTATCTGATGCCGCTCTTCGTCATGCTTACCACCTCGTTCAAGACCATGGACGAGATCCAGAACGGCAACATGCTGGCGCTGCCGCAAGCGCCGACCTTCGATCCCTGGATCAAGGCCTGGGGCGAGACCTGCGTCGGGCTGACCTGCGCCGGCATCAAGGGCTATTTCTGGAACTCGATCAAGATGGTGGTGCCGGCGGTGGCAATCTCCACCATCATGGGGGCGCTGAACGGCTATATCCTGACCAAGTGGCGTTTTCCCGGCCACACGCTGGTGTTCGGGCTGATGCTGTTTGCCTGCTTCATCCCGTTCCAGTCGGTGCTGCTGCCGATGGCAACGATCCTCGGTTCGCTTGGCCGCTTCGGGGTGACGCTGCAGAACGCCACGGGCTGGAACTTCGGCTTCGGCAATTCGACGGTCAATCTGGTCTTCGTGCATGTCGTCTACGGCCTCGGCTTCACCACGCTGTTCTTCCGCAATTTCTACGAGGCCTTCCCGACCGAGCTGGTCCGGGCCGCCCAGGTCGATGGCGCCAGCTTCTTCCAGATCTTTCGCCGCATCATGCTGCCGAACTCGCTGCCGATCATCGTCGTCACGGTGATCTACCAGTTCACCAATATCTGGAACGACTTCCTGTTTGCCTCGGCTTACGCCGGCACCGGCGATTCCATGCCGATGACGGTGGCCTTGAACAATGTCGTCAACACCTCGACCGGTGTGGTCGAATACAATGTCAACATGGCTGCGGCGATGATCGCGGCCGTTCCGACGCTGATCGTCTATATCCTCGCCGGCCGCTACTTCGTGCGCGGTCTGATGGCGGGCGCTGTCAAAGGGTAA
- a CDS encoding aldehyde dehydrogenase family protein, translated as MTVLVNPIALSDHKARDFKMLIDGKWETGAADPIERIAPSHGVVVSRFPTGSRADAERAIAAARKAFDLGPWPRMTASERSAILLKAADLIAARAEELAFLDAIEAGKPITQVRGEIAGSVDIWRYAAALARDLHGESYNTLGDGTLGVVLREAIGVVSIITPWNFPFLIVGQKLPFALAAGCTAVVKPSELTSGSTLVLGEILQQAGVPDGVVNIVTGTGPEVGAVMTSHPDVDMVSFTGSTGVGKLTMSNAAQTLKKVSLELGGKNPQIVFADADLDAFIDAAVFGAYFNAGECCNAGSRLILHKSIASDVVKRIAELSKAVKVGDPLDPSTQVGAIITPQHLEKISGYVAGARSSGARVAHGGEALDLGMGQFMSPTILEEVTPDMAVAREEVFGPVLSVLTFETSAEAIRIANSIDYGLSAGVWSRDFDTCLTIGRSVRAGTVWMNTFMDGASELPFGGYKQSGLGRELGRHAVEDYTETKTLNMHIGKRTSWWMPQTEKLA; from the coding sequence ATGACGGTTCTCGTCAACCCCATCGCACTCAGCGACCACAAAGCGCGTGATTTCAAGATGCTGATCGATGGCAAATGGGAGACCGGCGCCGCCGATCCGATCGAGCGTATCGCGCCAAGCCATGGTGTCGTCGTCAGCCGGTTCCCGACCGGCAGCAGGGCGGACGCCGAGCGCGCCATTGCTGCGGCACGCAAGGCCTTCGACCTCGGGCCGTGGCCGCGGATGACCGCGTCCGAACGGTCCGCCATCCTGCTCAAGGCTGCCGATCTGATCGCCGCGCGTGCAGAGGAGCTGGCGTTTCTCGATGCCATCGAGGCAGGCAAACCGATCACCCAGGTGCGGGGCGAAATTGCCGGCTCAGTCGACATCTGGCGCTACGCCGCGGCTCTTGCACGCGATCTGCATGGCGAAAGCTACAATACGCTCGGCGACGGCACGCTCGGCGTCGTCCTGCGCGAGGCGATCGGCGTGGTCTCGATCATCACGCCCTGGAACTTTCCGTTCCTGATCGTCGGCCAGAAGCTGCCCTTCGCGCTCGCCGCGGGCTGCACCGCCGTCGTCAAACCCTCGGAGCTGACCTCAGGATCGACACTCGTTTTGGGAGAGATCTTGCAGCAGGCAGGCGTTCCGGATGGCGTCGTCAACATTGTCACCGGTACGGGACCTGAGGTCGGCGCGGTCATGACCTCCCATCCTGACGTCGACATGGTGTCCTTCACCGGCTCGACCGGCGTCGGAAAACTGACCATGTCGAATGCGGCGCAGACGCTGAAGAAGGTCTCGCTGGAACTGGGGGGTAAGAACCCGCAGATCGTCTTCGCGGATGCCGATCTCGATGCGTTTATCGACGCTGCGGTCTTCGGCGCCTATTTCAATGCCGGCGAGTGCTGCAACGCCGGCTCGCGGCTGATCCTGCACAAATCAATCGCCTCCGATGTCGTCAAGCGGATTGCCGAACTGTCGAAGGCAGTGAAGGTCGGCGACCCGCTCGATCCATCGACCCAAGTCGGCGCGATCATCACGCCGCAGCATCTGGAGAAGATCTCGGGATATGTGGCCGGTGCCAGGAGCAGCGGCGCCCGCGTCGCCCATGGCGGCGAGGCACTCGACCTTGGCATGGGGCAGTTCATGTCGCCGACCATCCTCGAAGAAGTCACCCCTGATATGGCGGTGGCCCGCGAAGAAGTCTTTGGCCCGGTTCTTTCGGTCCTGACATTCGAGACATCTGCCGAAGCAATCAGGATTGCCAATTCCATCGACTACGGTCTGTCGGCCGGGGTCTGGAGCCGCGATTTCGACACGTGCCTGACAATCGGCCGGTCGGTGCGGGCAGGGACGGTCTGGATGAACACCTTCATGGACGGTGCCTCGGAGCTTCCCTTCGGCGGCTACAAACAGAGCGGCCTCGGCCGCGAGCTCGGCCGGCATGCGGTTGAGGACTACACCGAGACCAAGACGCTGAACATGCATATCGGCAAACGCACCAGCTGGTGGATGCCGCAGACGGAAAAGCTGGCCTGA
- a CDS encoding enoyl-CoA hydratase/isomerase family protein: MASGTVRVDIDGHVATLTLCRPEKLNALDLDMLKALTDAADAVEANPDVRAAVLTGEGKGFSAGGDIKAWGGMLPQEFGHLWVRHGHRIFERLATLRVPLVAALNGHALGGGLELAGVADIRLAEEHIKIGLPETGLGMVPGWSGTQRLVRRFGAQAVRRMALGGEIFTAEEARLLGIVDAVVPTGNALAAARDYAERIAARGPAAVEIAKLMIASANGEDNGTAVEALGSILAAKTGDLKEGVASFSEKRPATFKGEW, encoded by the coding sequence ATGGCTAGCGGAACAGTCAGAGTTGACATCGATGGGCACGTTGCGACGCTGACACTTTGCCGTCCGGAGAAGCTGAACGCGCTCGATCTCGACATGCTGAAGGCCTTAACGGACGCCGCCGACGCGGTGGAGGCGAACCCGGATGTGCGCGCCGCCGTTCTGACGGGCGAAGGAAAGGGCTTTTCCGCCGGCGGCGATATCAAAGCCTGGGGCGGAATGCTGCCGCAGGAATTCGGTCATCTCTGGGTTCGGCACGGTCATCGTATCTTCGAAAGACTGGCGACGCTGCGGGTGCCGCTGGTCGCGGCGCTGAACGGCCACGCCCTCGGTGGCGGGCTGGAGCTGGCAGGGGTTGCCGATATTCGCCTCGCAGAAGAACACATCAAGATCGGCCTGCCGGAGACCGGCCTCGGAATGGTGCCGGGTTGGTCAGGCACCCAGCGTCTTGTGCGCCGGTTCGGGGCGCAGGCTGTCCGGCGTATGGCGCTCGGCGGCGAGATCTTCACCGCTGAGGAGGCAAGGCTGCTCGGCATCGTCGACGCCGTCGTTCCAACAGGAAACGCGCTGGCCGCCGCCAGGGACTATGCTGAGCGGATCGCTGCAAGAGGGCCGGCTGCCGTCGAGATCGCCAAGTTGATGATCGCATCGGCGAACGGCGAAGACAATGGAACCGCGGTCGAAGCCCTGGGCTCGATCCTCGCCGCCAAGACCGGCGATCTGAAGGAGGGCGTCGCATCATTCAGCGAGAAGCGCCCGGCAACGTTTAAGGGAGAATGGTAA
- a CDS encoding acyl CoA:acetate/3-ketoacid CoA transferase, producing the protein MKKHLTPAEAAALIPDGAVVTVSSSSGLGCPDLMLRAIGERFDATGHPRDLTTLHPIAAGDMSGIKGVDHIARKGLLKRIIGGSYPSGPSSSEPPLIWQMITNNEISAYNIPSGILFDIHREAAAKRPGVLTKIGIDTFVDPRRQGCAMNELASEHPVVKRVSFEGDDWLFFPSIVPQVAIIRATTADERGNLTYEHEGAYLGGLDQALAARNNGGIVIAQVKRITKEGSLKPHDVRVPGMLVDYIVVDPDQKQTTQTGYDPAISGEIFRPLASFHLPEFNVQKVIARRVAQELQAGSCVNLGFGISANVPRILLEEGLHGAVTWVIEQGAVGGVPLLDFAFGCASNADAYMPSPYQFTYFQGAGFDASLLSFLEIGKDGSVNVSKLSFRPHVTAGAGGFVDITARAKKIVFSGMFNAGAKLSIADGALLIEKEGKLKKLVNEVEHVTFSGRRAIEQGQDITYVTERCVMKLTPDGVVLTEIAPGVDLQSHILDQSEFPLIVAPDLKVMHAGLFGEAAIGLSLPAKRERTLEGGFNG; encoded by the coding sequence ATGAAGAAGCATCTCACCCCAGCCGAAGCGGCGGCGTTGATCCCGGATGGCGCTGTCGTGACGGTATCATCCTCGAGCGGTCTCGGTTGCCCGGATCTGATGCTGAGGGCGATTGGCGAGCGTTTTGATGCGACCGGTCATCCCCGTGACTTGACGACCCTTCATCCGATCGCCGCCGGCGACATGAGCGGCATCAAGGGCGTCGACCACATCGCCAGGAAGGGTCTGCTCAAGCGTATCATCGGCGGCTCCTATCCATCGGGACCCTCGTCATCAGAGCCGCCGCTGATCTGGCAGATGATCACCAATAACGAGATCTCGGCCTACAACATTCCCTCCGGCATCCTCTTCGACATCCATCGTGAAGCCGCCGCCAAGCGGCCGGGCGTCCTGACCAAGATCGGCATCGACACATTCGTCGATCCCCGGCGGCAGGGCTGCGCGATGAATGAGCTGGCTTCGGAACATCCGGTGGTTAAGCGCGTCAGCTTCGAGGGCGACGACTGGCTGTTCTTCCCCTCGATCGTCCCTCAGGTCGCCATTATCCGTGCCACCACCGCCGACGAGCGCGGCAATCTCACATACGAACATGAAGGCGCCTATCTCGGCGGTCTCGATCAGGCGCTGGCCGCCCGCAACAATGGCGGCATCGTCATCGCACAGGTCAAGCGGATCACCAAGGAAGGCTCACTGAAACCCCATGACGTCCGCGTGCCTGGAATGCTGGTCGACTATATCGTCGTCGATCCCGATCAGAAGCAGACGACGCAGACGGGGTACGATCCGGCTATTTCGGGGGAGATCTTCCGCCCGCTCGCTAGCTTCCACCTTCCGGAGTTCAACGTTCAGAAAGTCATCGCGCGCCGTGTCGCGCAGGAGCTTCAGGCGGGAAGCTGCGTCAATCTCGGCTTCGGCATCTCGGCCAACGTGCCGCGTATTCTGCTGGAGGAGGGACTGCATGGCGCGGTCACCTGGGTGATCGAGCAAGGCGCGGTCGGTGGCGTGCCGCTGCTCGACTTCGCCTTTGGCTGCGCCTCCAATGCGGACGCCTATATGCCGTCTCCCTATCAGTTCACTTACTTCCAGGGTGCAGGCTTCGATGCGTCGCTGCTCTCCTTCCTCGAGATCGGCAAGGACGGTTCGGTCAACGTCTCCAAACTTTCCTTCCGGCCGCACGTGACGGCCGGTGCCGGCGGCTTCGTCGACATCACGGCGCGCGCAAAGAAGATCGTCTTCTCCGGCATGTTCAACGCAGGAGCAAAGCTTTCGATCGCCGATGGGGCTCTTCTCATCGAGAAGGAAGGCAAGCTGAAGAAGCTCGTCAACGAGGTCGAGCACGTTACTTTCAGCGGCAGGCGGGCGATCGAGCAGGGACAGGACATCACCTATGTCACCGAGCGGTGCGTCATGAAGCTGACGCCTGATGGCGTCGTCCTCACCGAGATTGCACCGGGCGTCGATCTGCAGTCCCATATCCTCGATCAGTCGGAGTTTCCGCTGATCGTCGCCCCCGACCTGAAGGTCATGCACGCCGGGCTCTTCGGCGAGGCAGCCATCGGCCTGTCGCTTCCAGCCAAAAGGGAACGGACGCTGGAGGGCGGTTTCAATGGCTAG